One region of Etheostoma cragini isolate CJK2018 chromosome 16, CSU_Ecrag_1.0, whole genome shotgun sequence genomic DNA includes:
- the slc5a1 gene encoding sodium/glucose cotransporter 1 isoform X2: MSQDYFGFSWRRSNVRNGTAHMAVNNAADISVIVIYFLVVLAVGVWAMVRTNRATVGGFFLAGRSMVWWPIGASLFASNIGSGHFVGIAGTAAAAGIAIGGFEWNALVMVVILAWLFVPIYIKAGVVTMPEYLKKRFGGQRIRVYLSVLSLFLYVFTKISADMFSGAIFINQALGLNIYLAVVILLLITALYTVTGGLAAVIYTDTLQTVIMVIGSFILMGFAFNEVGGYENFQQRYMTAIPSVTTNISASCYEPRADSFHIFRNAITGDLPWPGLVFGLTIQAMWYWCTDQVIVQRCLSAKNLSHVKAGCILCGYLKLLPMFLMVFPGMISRILYADEVACVVPKECETHCGASVGCTNIAYPKLVVDLMPNGLRGLMLSVMMASLMSSLTSIFNSASTLFTMDIYTKIRRSATEKELMIAGRVFILGLIGVSIAWIPVVQSAQSGQLFDYIQSITSYLTPPVAAVFMLAIFCKRVNETGAFYGLTIGLLIGLSRMIAEFAYGTGSCVEPSSCPTIICGVHYLYFSIILFVISCIIIVGVSLMTKPIEDKHLYRLCWSLRNHTEERIDLEQDDWIDNQESNNMDIEEPEEEPGFCKKAVMSFCGLEKKKAPKLSPEEQAELQKQLTDTTEKPLWRSVVNANAIILLCVAVFLHGFYG, translated from the exons ATGTCTCAGGATTATTTTGGTTTCTCCTGGAGAAGGAGCAATGTAAGAAACGGCACGGCCCACATGGCTGTTAACAACGCAGCAGATATCTCCGTTATTGTGATTTACTTTTTAGTTGTCTTGGCTGTCGGAGTATGG GCTATGGTCCGCACCAACCGAGCCACAGTCGGTGGCTTTTTCCTTGCAGGCAGGAGTATGGTGTGGTGGCCG ATCGGAGCATCACTGTTTGCCAGCAACATTGGAAGTGGCCACTTTGTAGGAATCGCTGGGACTGCTGCAGCGGCAGGAATAGCCATTGGTGGATTTGAATGGAAC gCTCTGGTAATGGTCGTCATTCTGGCATGGCTGTTTGTGCCCATCTACATTAAAGCCGGG GTGGTCACCATGCCTGAGTACCTGAAGAAGAGGTTTGGAGGACAGCGTATTCGCGTCTATCTCTCAGTGCTGTCCCTCTTCCTGTATGTTTTCACCAAGATATCA GCAGACATGTTCTCTGGCGCCATTTTTATCAACCAGGCTCTTGGGTTGAATATCTACCTTGCTGTTGTCATACTGCTATTGATTACTGCACTGTACACTGTCACAG GTGGTTTGGCTGCAGTGATCTAcacagacactttacagactGTCATCATGGTTATTGGATCATTCATCCTTATGGGCTTTG CGTTCAATGAGGTGGGAGGTTATGAAAACTTCCAGCAGCGCTACATGACGGCCATCCCTTCTGTGACGACTAACATCAGTGCGAGCTGCTACGAGCCTCGGGCTGACTCCTTCCATATTTTTAGGAATGCGATTACAGGAGACCTGCCATGGCCTGGCCTTGTGTTTGGACTCACCATTCAGGCCATGTGGTATTGGTGCACTGATCAG GTGATTGTCCAGCGCTGCCTCTCAGCTAAGAACTTATCTCACGTTAAGGCAGGCTGCATCTTGTGTGGCTACCTGAAGCTGCTGCCCATGTTCCTCATGGTTTTTCCCGGTATGATCAGCAGGATCCTCTATGCTG ATGAGGTGGCATGTGTGGTTCCGAAGGAATGTGAAACACACTGTGGTGCCAGCGTGGGCTGCACTAACATTGCTTATCCCAAACTGGTGGTGGATCTCATGCCCAACG GTCTGCGAGGTCTTATGCTGTCGGTGATGATGGCCTCTCTGATGAGCTCTCTTACCTCCATCTTCAACAGTGCCAGTACTCTCTTCACAATGGATATCTACACTAAGATTCGCCGCTCTGCCACTGAAAAGGAACTCATGATAGCTGGCAG AGTGTTTATCTTGGGCCTGATTGGTGTGAGCATAGCATGGATCCCTGTGGTGCAGTCAGCCCAGAGTGGTCAGCTGTTTGACTACATCCAGTCCATCACCAGCTACCTCACACCCCCTGTTGCAGCTGTCTTCATGCTTGCCATCTTCTGCAAACGTGTCAATGAGACT ggTGCGTTTTATGGCCTCACGATTGGCCTGTTAATCGGCCTGTCCAGGATGATTGCTGAATTTGCTTATGGGACAGGCAGCTGTGTTGAGCCCAGTAGCTGTCCCACCATCATATGTGGAGTCCACTACCTCTACTTCTCTATCATCCTGTTTGTTATCTCCTGTATCATCATTGTGGGCGTCTCTCTCATGACCAAACCCATTGAGGACAAGCAT TTGTATCGACTGTGCTGGAGCCTAAGGAACCATACGGAGGAGAGGATAGACCTTGAACAGGATGATTGGATTGATAACCAAGAGTCCAACAATATGGACATAGAAG AGCCCGAGGAGGAACCAGGCTTCTGCAAGAAGGCGGTGATGTCCTTCTGCGGcctggagaagaaaaaagccCCGAAGTTGAGTCCGGAGGAGCAGGCGGAGCTGCAGAAGCAGCTGACAGACACCACTGAGAAGCCTTTATGGAGGAGCGTTGTCAACGCCAACGCCATCATCCTCCTGTGTGTGGCTGTTTTCCTTCATGGGTTTTATGGT TAA
- the slc5a1 gene encoding sodium/glucose cotransporter 1 isoform X1, which translates to MSQDYFGFSWRRSNVRNGTAHMAVNNAADISVIVIYFLVVLAVGVWAMVRTNRATVGGFFLAGRSMVWWPIGASLFASNIGSGHFVGIAGTAAAAGIAIGGFEWNALVMVVILAWLFVPIYIKAGVVTMPEYLKKRFGGQRIRVYLSVLSLFLYVFTKISADMFSGAIFINQALGLNIYLAVVILLLITALYTVTGGLAAVIYTDTLQTVIMVIGSFILMGFAFNEVGGYENFQQRYMTAIPSVTTNISASCYEPRADSFHIFRNAITGDLPWPGLVFGLTIQAMWYWCTDQVIVQRCLSAKNLSHVKAGCILCGYLKLLPMFLMVFPGMISRILYADEVACVVPKECETHCGASVGCTNIAYPKLVVDLMPNGLRGLMLSVMMASLMSSLTSIFNSASTLFTMDIYTKIRRSATEKELMIAGRVFILGLIGVSIAWIPVVQSAQSGQLFDYIQSITSYLTPPVAAVFMLAIFCKRVNETGAFYGLTIGLLIGLSRMIAEFAYGTGSCVEPSSCPTIICGVHYLYFSIILFVISCIIIVGVSLMTKPIEDKHLYRLCWSLRNHTEERIDLEQDDWIDNQESNNMDIEEPEEEPGFCKKAVMSFCGLEKKKAPKLSPEEQAELQKQLTDTTEKPLWRSVVNANAIILLCVAVFLHGFYG; encoded by the exons ATGTCTCAGGATTATTTTGGTTTCTCCTGGAGAAGGAGCAATGTAAGAAACGGCACGGCCCACATGGCTGTTAACAACGCAGCAGATATCTCCGTTATTGTGATTTACTTTTTAGTTGTCTTGGCTGTCGGAGTATGG GCTATGGTCCGCACCAACCGAGCCACAGTCGGTGGCTTTTTCCTTGCAGGCAGGAGTATGGTGTGGTGGCCG ATCGGAGCATCACTGTTTGCCAGCAACATTGGAAGTGGCCACTTTGTAGGAATCGCTGGGACTGCTGCAGCGGCAGGAATAGCCATTGGTGGATTTGAATGGAAC gCTCTGGTAATGGTCGTCATTCTGGCATGGCTGTTTGTGCCCATCTACATTAAAGCCGGG GTGGTCACCATGCCTGAGTACCTGAAGAAGAGGTTTGGAGGACAGCGTATTCGCGTCTATCTCTCAGTGCTGTCCCTCTTCCTGTATGTTTTCACCAAGATATCA GCAGACATGTTCTCTGGCGCCATTTTTATCAACCAGGCTCTTGGGTTGAATATCTACCTTGCTGTTGTCATACTGCTATTGATTACTGCACTGTACACTGTCACAG GTGGTTTGGCTGCAGTGATCTAcacagacactttacagactGTCATCATGGTTATTGGATCATTCATCCTTATGGGCTTTG CGTTCAATGAGGTGGGAGGTTATGAAAACTTCCAGCAGCGCTACATGACGGCCATCCCTTCTGTGACGACTAACATCAGTGCGAGCTGCTACGAGCCTCGGGCTGACTCCTTCCATATTTTTAGGAATGCGATTACAGGAGACCTGCCATGGCCTGGCCTTGTGTTTGGACTCACCATTCAGGCCATGTGGTATTGGTGCACTGATCAG GTGATTGTCCAGCGCTGCCTCTCAGCTAAGAACTTATCTCACGTTAAGGCAGGCTGCATCTTGTGTGGCTACCTGAAGCTGCTGCCCATGTTCCTCATGGTTTTTCCCGGTATGATCAGCAGGATCCTCTATGCTG ATGAGGTGGCATGTGTGGTTCCGAAGGAATGTGAAACACACTGTGGTGCCAGCGTGGGCTGCACTAACATTGCTTATCCCAAACTGGTGGTGGATCTCATGCCCAACG GTCTGCGAGGTCTTATGCTGTCGGTGATGATGGCCTCTCTGATGAGCTCTCTTACCTCCATCTTCAACAGTGCCAGTACTCTCTTCACAATGGATATCTACACTAAGATTCGCCGCTCTGCCACTGAAAAGGAACTCATGATAGCTGGCAG AGTGTTTATCTTGGGCCTGATTGGTGTGAGCATAGCATGGATCCCTGTGGTGCAGTCAGCCCAGAGTGGTCAGCTGTTTGACTACATCCAGTCCATCACCAGCTACCTCACACCCCCTGTTGCAGCTGTCTTCATGCTTGCCATCTTCTGCAAACGTGTCAATGAGACT ggTGCGTTTTATGGCCTCACGATTGGCCTGTTAATCGGCCTGTCCAGGATGATTGCTGAATTTGCTTATGGGACAGGCAGCTGTGTTGAGCCCAGTAGCTGTCCCACCATCATATGTGGAGTCCACTACCTCTACTTCTCTATCATCCTGTTTGTTATCTCCTGTATCATCATTGTGGGCGTCTCTCTCATGACCAAACCCATTGAGGACAAGCAT TTGTATCGACTGTGCTGGAGCCTAAGGAACCATACGGAGGAGAGGATAGACCTTGAACAGGATGATTGGATTGATAACCAAGAGTCCAACAATATGGACATAGAAG AGCCCGAGGAGGAACCAGGCTTCTGCAAGAAGGCGGTGATGTCCTTCTGCGGcctggagaagaaaaaagccCCGAAGTTGAGTCCGGAGGAGCAGGCGGAGCTGCAGAAGCAGCTGACAGACACCACTGAGAAGCCTTTATGGAGGAGCGTTGTCAACGCCAACGCCATCATCCTCCTGTGTGTGGCTGTTTTCCTTCATGGGTTTTATGGTTAA